In the Pogona vitticeps strain Pit_001003342236 chromosome 2, PviZW2.1, whole genome shotgun sequence genome, gaggggggacaggaCCCAAACATCCAGTGCATACAGAGGTGGAAGCATCCGGATTGAGCACTGGTCACCTTGGGCTCCACCAACTGGAGCAGGAAGTGGCCAGAAGGAGGCTGACCACACAGAGCGCTTCCCCCAGCTGCTCATGGTGAAGGCATAGTGATCCAGACTTCTAGGATTGATGGAGCCCCTTAATCTACTGCCATATGATGGGACACCAGGCCTTGAACCAAGAATGGGAGATGGTGCAAGTGTCTATGTACCATACTTCTCCCCAACCCCCTCCAGTGGATGGCAGGATTACACAGAGCTTGATAAACTGGGCCGTGGGCCAGACAGCACAAAAAGTCAGTTTATTTATACAGTATGGTAAAACTGTATTATATATACATCAGTGTGTATATTAATACacacctctctccctctctcacagaCACATACTTTTGATTTGCTTTTGTAGTCCTGACAATGTTGCTGATCCCCTGTAGAGGAAGGGAGATGCTTACCAGCGCACAATCCAGCAACTCCGTCTTGTAGGACTGTatcattttttttacaaagttgATATGGGGGTGTAttctgtgctgcttgcccaagtgCCAAAAAGGCAAGTTATAGCTATAGGCATTGGagtttattttgtaaaaaaaaaaaaaaaaaaaaaagcattatctCTTCCCCAAATTCCAGCCTATAGTTGTGCTTGAAATTTGCAATGCCATGGTCTAAATCTGGGTCTACCTAGCTCTGCAATCCTGGCAAGAGATCAGCAGCAGCCCTCAGCCAACAGGGCAAACACTAGAAGCTGGCCTGTGAAGCAAAAAAGTGGAAGGATGGGTTAAAGCCTATTTCAGAGTAAGCCCTCTCTCACAACAAACTGCTTCCCTGCAACATACCAGTCATTATAAAGCACCGGGGGTGAGGGGGGTGGCGACTCCTAGACATTGTAGGACTCTGGCTATCAGCAACCCAGTGAATCATCAGGGATGATGACCACTGAgtttcaacaacatctggagggccacacattccctaCTTTCTCGAAGGCAACACACACCGGATCCCAAAATCTAATCAATATTGCACGGCTCAGAGAGCTGCCCACACTGACAAGACTTCTGTTGCCTTTTTATTCTGAACTTCTAAAGAGCTGTTTAGAGAGTTAATCTCCAGTGAGCTACTGTGACCTTCTgtacttttttttccccccagcctacaattcccatcagcacaGCCAACAGTGAGGACTCCTGGGTACTGTAGGCCAAAacctctggaggaccacagttgcCTATCCTGATGTATATGATTCTTTCTCCTTTCACTTCACCCTCACAAGACAGTACATTAAGTTAGGTTAATAGAAAGTAACTTTCACTAGGTCGTCCCACTGAGGAGCTGGTGGGGACTCTGATTCTGCAAGAGTTgcactctgggttttagtctgaactttgaGGGATCTATGCAAGGTACTGGAACTATCTGGAGGACTGGGCTTAGTACTTTAGATCTCTCCTAGAGGTCTTAAAGCTGAAGCTGATTCACCATCCTCCAGGAAATCAGAATTCAGCACCTGTCATTTCATAGTCCCAGACCTAACCTCTAACTACTACACAAATCAtacttcatcttccattttttgatGCAACAACACAACCCTGGACAGGAGAGGCAGAAGGCTTGGAACAATGttctaaaaagcagaaaatgtcaTCTTGTTAATCATCAGGGTCACAGGCTAAGAAATTTTGTCAGTATTAAAATATCAAGATGGAACTTTATGTTGGTGGACCATTATGATGCACAAACTGCACAGTTCTGAAAACGTTTTCCCACTGCTTTTCAGTTATGTATAGGGAGCTCCCAgcaacatttcccccctccttctatACCCAAGATGAAAGCATGCAagatgaaatgcattaaaaacatgcTCCATTAGCCTAACTCATTCCACATTAATGGTCTCTTAGCCACAGGAACTAATTTTTGgaacatttcttcttttctacTCTCCTACACATTGCCAATAACAAAAACATTAGCTTCATGAACCATGGCAGAGTGCTCTGCTGTGCCTTAATCTTCATTTGCTCTTTCTACTATGCAAATACTGTAAATCTTACTTACTGCACTCCTTACCTTTCTCATCTCACTCCCACTACCTCTGTCTCTTGACAGAACACAAGAAAAGTTGACATTTCTTGTGCATTGATTCATTATTAAAATTTGCTTGGCAGAAAGCCATATCAAGCCAAAATCAGCTTGTCTTGAAAACTTAGAAGTCTTGATTAGCTGTAGCAAAAGGCATGCAATTTACATAGGAAGGCATTGTCTGGTAGGCTATCCTTTGAATGCCCGCTTGAGCCTTTTCCAGAGGATTAAAAAATATTATCAAAAAACACACCACTAACATCATTCTTGTAGTTATGGGTTTATTGACACTCTGGGAGAATTCTACCAAGGTGCTCAGTTGTTGCAAATCTACAACAGACCACAGCATGTGAAGAACTAATATGTTCCTTTCCCAAAGGCCAGCTTCTCGTCCTAGGTTTCTGTACTCCTCTCCCCAACACACACTTGCTTCTATTTTCTGGGTGTCCCCAAAGTCACTTCCATTTTAAGTAGAAGCCTAGGAAGCATTTATCCATCTGCTGAACAGGCACAACAGAGCAGCTCGGAAACATGCTGGTGTGtgaggaatggaaaaaaaaaaggcctgaatgggttttttaaaaaaagaagagaagaaaaaagaaaatgcactgTTCTAGCTGTCTTGTCAGTGTGGAGTCAAACATTGAAAAGGTGGGAAGGCTGGCAGGGGTGAAGGTGCAGCAGGCAGAATGTGTCTGGGACAAAGGCAGGAGCCAACCAGAACTGTTCCGAACACCATGTGATTGACCTGCTGCGGTGGCTGTAACGCCTGTACAATCAAGGCCCCTTGTGCTATGCCTGACCTACAGCAGGGAGGTAGCTAAcaagtggccctccagatgtggttgaacTGTATCTTTCATTGGCACTAGCTAGCTTATTAAAGGGCGCAGAACTGTGGGAGCTGTAACCCAACATCAGGAACATCTGGCTTACAACACGTGCTTACCTGCCTGTCTTTCCTTCCCATTACCTCCAGCTATAAAATGTTTATACATCTTGGCCTGATATGTTGCTAGGAGATTTGTGGATTCTCTCTATTGATTCAACCCACTGGAAGCCCCTTTGGGCCACCGAGCCGAGCtttgttcttcctgtttgaaGATCGGAGGTGTTATCGCACTGGCCAGGAGGATGGGGTTTGGGGATCCTACCTGTTTCTTTGTCCAAAAGGGAGCTGCtgttctccccctctccccaaacTCCACTGTCATGGGGCTTAGGCCAGGAAATAGTGCTTCTGTGAGCCCAGGAGTAAAAGACAGTTCGGAGAAAGTTAGAAAGTGACTCTCGATACCAATTGTTGTTATCCTCACAAATGATTCCAGGCTCCTTATAATTCTGCTACCAGTCTGCATGCAAAGATGGAGGTGATGTCAAGTCACTCGGTTCATCTCACCAAAACAACCAACTCTGTCTTGGCCACCTTCTAATATCTGCCCCTGCTGAGTGTTATCCTCAGCTTAGCCGCATTTTTCCATCAAGGATCAAATGGCCTTCCTACACTTGGTTACACAGAGGCTGACCATAATTCAGTCAGgcaaaagaaaaagcatgtgGTCCACCATGATCACCATATAAAGAGCTGAGTAGAACAGAAAACAAGGTGGGAAGCGTCTGGGGCTGCCTCCCAGGCTCAGAAACGCCTCCAGCCACAAGGCAGCAGTCCCACCTTTGGCACTGCTTGGACTGCCACTGGGGAAGGTTCAACAGaagacatatacagtatttccctcTTGTGTTCAGAGCTGGACACTAAACATTCCTACTTGGACCACCTATGGGAAAGTGCAAGCACCCATGTTTCACTGGCCATTTTAACTCAAGCCTGCTCCCAGAAGTGCACAAAAAGGTCAATAAACAGTTCCCCAAGTACATATCATTCAGGCACTtagggattttttcccctcccagatAGGACATTCATTGTGCCTGTAGCTTCTGATTGTTcacaggaagcaaaacaaaaggtAAGAAGTAAGTAAATCCAAGCCACCCCTCAAGAGCAACCCCCATTTTATGCTACAGATGGGCTGTGAAAGCTGGTGTGTTATGCCACAATCCAAGGCAGGCTGCCTCCATCGCCTGGACACAGCGAGATGGGCCCTATGAATATCAAAGAGGGACTGCCACCTTTAGtgatccagccccccccccccccatgtcacaGCAATGCCCAAGAAGAGGTGGGATGCTGCCAAGGCCCAGCCTCAATGGATCCCTGGCTACAAAATGGCCAGACAGGATGCTGGTAAGCCAATGAAAGGAGCGGCTATAGTCTTAAGTTTTCAGCAGACTCCTCCCTTAAGCCAAGCCCTACAGAGACTGAAGTTCAAACGTAGGAACGTAGACAAATGTTTTGCACCCAAAGGCCAGTATTAGCAATCAAGCAGTTTCAGGATGCTTTCACGCTCCTTCAAGCTCTTCCAAGCCTGgtctttctccttctttgttGGGGTGCGCTTCTTCTGTCGTGCTGCCATTATCTTGCGGAACGCATCCATGACTTCATTATCCGCCATTCGGACCCGTTGCCGCAGCTCCTGTCGATTCATCTCATCCTTGGCCCTCCTAAAAATGGAACAGGACAAAACCCTGGTTACACAGTTCTTGTCGTAATTTGGATAGTTTCAAATTTTTCCGTCCACACAACACATGGCTAACATTGATTAATTTGCCTCAGCAATCAGTTTATTTCATCCTTGCCGAGAAATGTACCGATCACGTATTGTTTCAGCACATGCGAATGTTACAGTTGACTTATTTCCTTTGTGAAGGGGTTGGGGTTTGGGGAGAGTTGCCTACTTCATGGGCTCTGCACTTGTACCCTTAAAAAAACCTAAAGGGATATCAATAAATTGCTAGTAGCAATCACCGCAGGCataaatacattgctcagaaggagacagctccACTGCCCTCCTGCAGGTGAAAGAGAGCTTGAACagagaaagggacatttcctTCTTTGAACTGTAAAAAAAGAGTTGCATTAACATATcctctctcttatttttttaaccgtgctcttcacaatactttgcaagtcttgtTAAACCTACTTGCTCTTCTCGCTGCAGTTCAAtcgggaaaagaaaaatgaaagctgaGAACTGAGAGGGAAATTCAGGGAATATTCAGGGAAATAAGGGGACAAATGAATaaatgaggaaaaggaaaaggggaggacaaGAAAGCTCGTACCATtttatcaatacagtggtgccatcgttgaacggggcagggaattccattggaatgcattaaacatggtttaatgcgttccaaatgggccgaatactcaccgttcagcgatgcttcttaatggccggcagccattttcgcgcccttccctcgcttaacgagggcgcgaaaacgctgcgcgcggccattttgggccatttcagggcttccagcggccattttggccgccgaacagctgatcgtcaggcttcattttgcgaagatcggtaagcgaaacgcttaccggtcttcgcaaagcgaattttgccctattaaaaaaacattgagcgatcgcattagcgatcccaaaaaagggatcgctatgcgatttcgtcgttgtacggtgcgctcgttaagcaaggcaccactgtatatcaattctgcagttttttaaaaaagtggacaAGGGGGAGGCTGGTTgtcccaagaaacagtagagaaaatgtattatcgaaggctttcacggccttctgatggttgttgtaggtttttcgggctgtttggctgtgttctgaaggttgttcttcctaacgtttcaccagtctctgtggccgggatcttcagaggacaggacttagaactctgtctgtgttctggcatagtgtgtgggacagttgagtatttgtacctgtgggatcagctttttatccttttcagtAGAGAAAATGATTTGACACAAAAGTCAACAGCACTGCAGTCTGCTATAGGTTCAAATCAAAAGAAATGTAGtgatgcagttcaaaacaatgtaaacattcctgccAATTTTTTTCAgcggtcacacacacacatatatgtgcaaAAAGAACCCGAGTTATATCAATTTTTTTCAGCGGCctcatatacatacacacacacacacgtatatatacatatatacacacacctatttgtatatatatactgtatatatatactgtatatgcgtgtgtgtgtgtgtgtgtgtgtgtgtgtgtgtgtgtgtgtgtgtatatatacacaaacacacacacacagtggtgccccgcatagcgatgttaatccgttccaggatttgttgaattcgttgctatgcgggggggggggaacccataggaacacattaaactccatttaatgcgttcctatggggcgaaaactcaacgctatgcgaagattcccccatccggccgccattttcgccgcctggtaagcgagggcagggcgcgaaaatggagcgggcggccatttttttcttccatcggccattttggaactgccaatcagctgtttttagaacatcgcaatgcgaagatcggtaagcaaaacacttaccgatcaccacaatgcgatgttttgccattcaaaacgtcgcaatgcgatcgcattagcaatcgcaaaaaacgcatcgctatgtggattcttcgttaaacggtgcgctcgttaagcgaggcaccactgtgtgtgtatatatatggaaACCACAGAGGAATTGAgccactaaatccccattgattcaacagtcTATTATAGTGGCAATTTACTATgtaaagtaacaggattttgaccagtgcCTCCGACTGAGGGCAAGAAAGCAAATACATTAAAGCTACTGAACCCTCTCCCTTTCCGTAATCTCACCTGAGCAACTCAGCCTTTTTGTTCCGGTTGTGCATGCTCAGGGCTTTCAGCTCAGCCTGCCTCTTCCGCAGTTCAGCTAACACTTCATCCTCCGAGTCCTCCGCAGGCCGGTCCTCTGACTCGAGCAGGCCTTGAGCAATCAGTTCTTCTTTGATACGTCCTTCCAGAGACTTGGTGTGGGGCACGCTAGAGAAGGGAAGTCAAGAGAAGCAACCCGATGGCAAAGCTCGGCACTCGATGTGGTCAGTCTTAGACACGCCTCGCCCTACCCCAAGATACCATGCGgggaatttttcaaaaataaagtgATAAACGGACAAAAGACTGATTTCATTCACTGCAAACACAAATGGAGGCTCACCTGAAGGGCTTGTTCTGGCTGCGAGGGGACGTGCTGGCACCGTCCGCTGTAGAATCCTTGCCTGCTATCTCAGGGATCGGTGAATCATCAATAGGGGAGATTATGTTCTCCTACACAgtgaggaggaaaggagaggctTAGGGATGAAAGCAGCCACCTGCTGCCCTCCTATAGGGGTTTCAAACCTCATTGCCCATGATCAGAAATGCTGGGAGGTCCAAAGTATCTCCAGGATCCAAAGCTGCCTACCCCAGCTTAGAAAGCCTGATCTTTATACCCTGCCTCTGAGAAACCAGACCCAACTAGACCTGCATATCCAATGCTTACTTCTACAAGCGCCTGCAGGAGACGCTGGGTCAGAGGTCCAAAGGGGCAGCCATCCTCAGGCTGTTCGTGCTGGGATTCCGACTTCTTCAGCAAAgcatcaacatctggagagaaGGGAATGAAGCACTAGGGTAGAAAAGCATGGCGGCATTTGACGAAATGGCAACACTAAAGAAAATGGCCAGCCATGCTCACGAGTTATATGGTAGGAGAACTGGGAATTCTGATCACACTACTTCAAGGTGAAGGAAGCGAACCCCCTGGGCGCATGATAAAGGAAAAGTCTTCCATCAATTTGAGCATGGTCAGTCTTTCAGGCAAAGCTGAGCAAGCacagcagcaaaaaaacaacagtgTTTGCTTCCCCCAGAGGCTCttgtactgcaattcccataatctcTCTCCAGTTCATGCCTACTAGCGCAGATGGGAGTGGCAGTGGGTGGCCACAGGTTCTCTACTCATGCTTTTAGGAGCCACCAGCCAATACATGTCCATTCCTAACCTTTTATATCTCAAaatgcatacagtggacccttgacttacagacggcttgacttacagactttttgagttacagacttctctggccgcaaaatttacgtttgacttgcagactgagatttgacttacagaccagaaaaaaaccaaaatggaacaaaaacggcctgttacgggattaatcggttttcaatgcactgtaggtcaatggagacttgacttatagactttttgacttgagaaccgccttccaatacggattaagttctcaagtcaagaccccactgtaactgcaGATTTAAACATGTAGCCTCACTTACAAAAAGCAAGGGTGGGAAAGAGAGGCCCATCAgatcttgaactgcaactctggTAGCCTTTCCCGATATAAAGCATGGGCTGGATCGGTGAGCTACAGAAAAAGATGGAACTCGCTTTTGGTTTGTCTACTCTGAAAGAAATTCCATGGAGAAGCGGGAGATACCTTTTGTATCCAGTTCTGCCAAAATGCCCTTCTTCTTGTCAGCAGTAGCTGCAGCCCGAGCCCCATCCTTCTGTTCCTCTAACATGTCTTCCTGGGCCCAGCGTTGAGAGTAATGCTTCCCCAGGGGTGGGATCTAGAAAGGCAGAACAACACTGAATTAACATGCAACAGTTCAGAAGGTGAGCAGAGCATTCAAGAAAAGGTCCCAATTCTGCCTCAGTCCTTATTAGGACTATATTGTCCTCCTCTTTTTTAAGATCCAGCTGTAACGTGGATCACACCAATGGAtctcttgctttttctctctcctttcatcTCCCTTTATGCTTCCTCTGTTTCAACTGAACAAAataatgaaaggagaaaaaatatgtcagttttgctttccctGCCCCCTCcgcattttaacattttattccTCAAGTTTGTTCTATCCTATTATTTCaggaattctcttttttaaaaaaaaagactcgaAAGGAAATCCTCTCTCATGTGCTCTGGCTAAATTAAACAGGACTCATTATCCCTAGATAACGAGGAATGCGTTGTTATCTGCTTGCCAGATGTTACAGCAGAGAAGCCTCTCACCATAAAATAGCAGTAACTGTTATTCAAGATTAATGTACAGTACGTAGTTGCATACTCAGTGATCCACACCCAAACTTTGAAGAATGAACACTGAAAGCCCTAGGCCTGAAGGGACAAATCTCTCAGCTTCAGTTCTATCTACGTTTGAATTTCTTTCTAttccaaatacagtatgtgaattATTCCCTCAATAGGTCCAGCACCTTCCCTTTCCTGCCTGCTGTGATATTCTCCTCAGCTTGTTCCAAGCAACTAAAATGGCCAGGTCACTCAAAGCAGTGATAATGGGTAGAAGGAAGGTTGTTCTCTCTGCATGCAGAACAATGCTCTCTTGTCTCCAAAGAGAGCAGTCGCTGTCTGGATGGCCAGCCGGTGCTCAAATGAGAGACAGGTACAAAATGGGTGTGGAGGTAAGAACGACCTGCTGAAGAAAGCCAGGATGTCATGCATGGCAGTAGAGTCTGAGGTCTATTCAGCATACGCTTTGTGTCTGAAAAAGTAGACTCTGATCTATCAAAACTCACACAGAAACACATCTGTTACTAATTAAAGAACccacactattttttttaaaagtccctttAATTTAACCAACATGCTAAGACAGGCTCACAGGACCTGCTTTATAAAAGAGGACTGGAGCTGCTCCACTCTCATCTTGCTACATTACCAAAATAAtggtaattctttttaaatgtttattactAGCAAATTTCACCAGCTTCATTTCAACCTGGGCATGTTCGGCTTAAGTGAGAATCAGTTACCAGGTAGATTTCCGCTCTCAGACACTTAAACAAGAGGAAGACCACTGTGGGCCACGTTTTTGTGGCATGCAAGAACGAACTTCCTGCCAGCTGGTGCAAAGAAT is a window encoding:
- the TADA3 gene encoding transcriptional adapter 3 isoform X1, which produces MPLSCSSFQPSCIMSELKDCPLQFHDFKSVDHLKVCPRYTAVLARSEDDGIGIEELDTLQLELETLLSSASRRLRVLETETQILTDWQDKKGDRRFLKLGKEHEVGTPIKHGKPKKQKLEGKGGHSTGQGPGRPKSKNLQPKIQEYEFPDDPIDVPRIPKNDAPNRFWASVEPYCSDLTNEELRTLEELLKPPEDEAEHYKIPPLGKHYSQRWAQEDMLEEQKDGARAAATADKKKGILAELDTKDVDALLKKSESQHEQPEDGCPFGPLTQRLLQALVEENIISPIDDSPIPEIAGKDSTADGASTSPRSQNKPFSVPHTKSLEGRIKEELIAQGLLESEDRPAEDSEDEVLAELRKRQAELKALSMHNRNKKAELLRRAKDEMNRQELRQRVRMADNEVMDAFRKIMAARQKKRTPTKKEKDQAWKSLKERESILKLLDC
- the TADA3 gene encoding transcriptional adapter 3 isoform X2, with translation MSELKDCPLQFHDFKSVDHLKVCPRYTAVLARSEDDGIGIEELDTLQLELETLLSSASRRLRVLETETQILTDWQDKKGDRRFLKLGKEHEVGTPIKHGKPKKQKLEGKGGHSTGQGPGRPKSKNLQPKIQEYEFPDDPIDVPRIPKNDAPNRFWASVEPYCSDLTNEELRTLEELLKPPEDEAEHYKIPPLGKHYSQRWAQEDMLEEQKDGARAAATADKKKGILAELDTKDVDALLKKSESQHEQPEDGCPFGPLTQRLLQALVEENIISPIDDSPIPEIAGKDSTADGASTSPRSQNKPFSVPHTKSLEGRIKEELIAQGLLESEDRPAEDSEDEVLAELRKRQAELKALSMHNRNKKAELLRRAKDEMNRQELRQRVRMADNEVMDAFRKIMAARQKKRTPTKKEKDQAWKSLKERESILKLLDC